One genomic segment of Plasmodium cynomolgi strain B DNA, chromosome 14, whole genome shotgun sequence includes these proteins:
- a CDS encoding bromodomain protein (putative), protein MNTNNDEMSNVSNDNNIVSSNIDSINHISNNLGHIGSADNINNAIISENHFNSANNLVDSENENHNDHIGLKNVHIANKNMNNYSSLSNENTIDDNGNDMNFLNDDDNDNCNESNENNHSGNMGVTIEGTNDSGNNDSLNNDKAQANGIHNNVVDEQNGGTNASKNGHIGNDIASNGMNNTGIILTTEDAQLNSDKKSAPNGNYKNAFFKNVDDVRSFERGILYLTDEEFNYISNTVNLLGFRFFEIPSEKTKSEKRNTYSAISKRHLNEIKNLRCSLSNNIYDAGKRKSKKSFDRYYSKDETSSTTTKDNNDTQREITRRRGAAYNNYEDDNKSSLNDDDNKYGNISNNHVTNGTAALGSSAYRGGGAYSNKVGSSSGSAVNTKMSENDKIAQGRNNSMVKKGSISKGEMDSGSVNKSAYGAFPSVGKGKSSKSVGSSSSKNNAAMQHSNYKHGATGAAATVAGGKEALKKRQRSSNSSILEDDTVDEYEQHKRTYKKRTYKSGNPWKNWCFKILHKLKKKEICCWFLKPVNPELDGIPNYFNVIKNPMDFETIENKLLTNKYNNPFEWQQDVKNCVWNDAYKLAKEFDKLVKQHTEMKNILNECTKGSNSVYLDMNKYNEILAEKYEYDENLNHSSSSSCYTGSSSEEISSDEYHSNKRYNRNNSASNAYTARKKNMMGMPGGVGAGNHAAYHNMDPSNHMYGAPNRKGSAAAGDNRFNKMNKQMSSMSSKNARDKFVNNKKDNCYGVGNNNSRSGNIHMNSNNNSIEFEPPSMGTIPEPPGIQKIGANDKGLNNYQVNLLFKNLRRLAPNQRRAALEIIQDDLGILAENHMFDRFFTFDTDLLSIEKQKRIFLYINHMGRINLEQYKASLIPSDQIGACTIPKGKMPMKNINNKNYLNSTNSLGNNNNNSNNLHFDKRRTNRYLSSSSNSSDSSTSNSSDSSTYSTSSEDSESEEDSDSDMDSDSYDKKKVKRQLSSNERKKEVVTNKYFDNNRRKSLPQYKPIDENKKNLQLRDDVMGIQADFLASMDGSKNGKKDPKTSGSAWPEWKGQVIQQALLTQHQSSVPLNKKELIAEGYDAKI, encoded by the exons atgaatacaaatAATGACGAAATGAGTAATGTTTCGAATGATAACAACATTGTTAGTAGTAATATAGACAGCATTAACCACATTAGCAATAATCTTGGCCATATTGGAAGTGCTGACAATATTAACAATGCTATCATAAGCGAAAACCATTTTAACAGTGCAAATAATCTAGTCGATTCAGAGAATGAAAATCATAATGACCATATAGGGttgaaaaatgtgcatatcgctaataaaaatatgaataactACAGTTCACTGTCCAATGAAAATACAATTGACGATAATGGAAATGATATGAATTTCCTGAACGATGACGATAATGATAATTGCAATGAGAGCAATGAAAACAACCACAGTGGGAACATGGGAGTTACGATCGAAGGTACGAACGATAGTGGAAATAATGACTCTTTGAATAATGATAAGGCCCAAGCTAACGGCATTCATAATAACGTGGTGGATGAACAGAATGGAGGCACCAACGCGTCGAAGAATGGCCATATCGGTAACGATATTGCTAGCAATGGCATGAACAATACAGGGATAATCCTCACCACGGAAGATGCCCAATTGAATAGTGATAAAAAGAGTGCACCAAATGGGAACTACAAAAATGCgttcttcaaaaatgtagacgACGTGAGGAGCTTCGAAAGAGGCATTCTCTACCTAACGGATGAAGAATTCAATTATATATCAAACACAGTTAACCTGTTGGGGTTTcgattttttgaaattccaTCAGAAAAGACCAAGAGCGAAAAGAGAAACACCTACAGCGCCATATCGAAGAGacatttaaatgaaattaagAATCTACGTTGTTCCTTGTCAAACAATATATACGATGCGGGTAAGAGAAAATCGAAGAAGTCCTTTGATCGATACTATTCCAAAGATGAGACGAGTAGCACTACTACGAAGGATAATAACGACACGCAAAGGGAAATTACCCGGAGAAGGGGAGCGGCATACAACAATTACGAGGATGATAATAAGAGCTCCCTGAACGATGATGATAACAAGTACGGTAATATCAGTAATAATCACGTTACCAATGGCACGGCTGCCTTAGGTTCATCCGCGTATAGAGGAGGAGGGGCGTATAGCAACAAAGTGGGCAGCAGCAGCGGTTCGGCCGTTAACACCAAAATGAGTGAAAACGATAAAATCGCACAAGGGAGAAATAACAGTATGGTCAAAAAAGGATCTATCAGTAAAGGAGAAATGGATAGCGGTAGTGTGAATAAAAGTGCCTATGGAGCATTTCCCAGCGTCGGAAAGGGAAAATCGTCCAAATCGGTTGGAAGTAGCAGTAGTAAAAATAATGCGGCCATGCAACACAGTAATTATAAGCACGGAGCGACAGGTGCAGCAGCGACCGTGGCAGGAGGAAAGGAAGCGCTAAAAAAGAGGCAACGAAGTAGCAACAGTAGTATACTGGAAGATGACACGGTTGACGAATATGAACAACACAAAAGAACGTACAAGAAAAGAACCTACAAGAGTGGTAACCCTTGGAAAAATTGGTGCTTCAAAATATTAcacaaattgaagaagaaagaaatatgtTGCTGGTTCTTAAAACCAGTAAACCCAGAACTGGATGGAATaccaaattattttaatgttaTTAAAAACCCCATGGATTTTGAAACGATAGAAAATAAGCTACTAACGAACAAGTACAATAATCCATTTGAATGGCAACAAGAT GTGAAAAACTGCGTTTGGAATGATGCCTACAAGCTAGCCAAAGAATTCGATAAGTTAGTCAAACAACacacagaaatgaaaaatatcctCAACGAATGTACAAAAGGTTCCAATTCTGTGTATCTAgatatgaataaatataatgaaatattgGCAGAGAAATATGAGTATGATGAGAATCTTAATCacagtagtagtagtagttgCTACACTGGAAGTTCCAGTGAGGAAATAAGCTCTGATGAGTACCATAGCAACAAAAGATACAATAGAAATAACAGTGCTAGTAATGCCTACACAgctaggaagaaaaacatgaTGGGAATGCCTGGAGGGGTGGGAGCAGGGAATCATGCGGCCTACCACAATATGGACCCGTCGAATCACATGTATGGAGCGCCAAATCGAAAGGGATCAGCCGCGGCAGGTGACAATCggtttaacaaaatgaataaacaaatGTCTAGCATGTCATCAAAGAATGCAAGAGacaaatttgtaaataacaaaaaggataactGCTACGGTGTAGGAAATAATAACAGTAGAAGTGGTAATATCCACATGAATAGCAATAATAATAGCATAGAATTTGAGCCGCCCAGCATGGGAACGATACCAGAACCACCAGGTATTCAAAAGATTGGAGCGAATGATAAAGGGTTAAATAACTACCAAGtgaatttactttttaagaATTTAAGAAGATTAGCACCAAATCAAAGAAGGGCAGCATTAGAAATTATACAAGACGATTTAGGCATACTGGCGGAGAATCACATGTTCGATagatttttcacatttgacACAGATTTGTTGTCAatagaaaaacagaaaagaatATTTCTTTACATTAACCATATGGGTAGAATAAATTTGGAGCAGTATAAAGCCTCTCTCATTCCATCAGATCAAATTGGCGCTTGTACTATCCCCAAGGGAAAAATGCccatgaaaaatataaacaacaAGAATTATCTCAATAGCACCAACAGTTTGGGTaacaacaataataatagtaataatctccattttgataaGAGGAGAACAAATAGGTATCTATCCTCGTCGTCCAATTCGTCCGATTCGTCTACGTCCAACTCCTCCGATTCTTCGACGTATTCTACGTCCAGTGAGGACAGCGAATCAGAGGAGGATAGCGACTCGGATATGGACTCTGATTCGTAtgacaagaaaaaagtaaagaggCAGTTATCTTCCAACgaacggaaaaaagaagtagtTACAAACAAATATTTCGACAATAACAGGAGAAAATCGCTACCGCAGTACAAACCGATTGACgagaataagaaaaatttacaattaagAGATGACGTTATGGGAATACAAGCTGATTTTTTAGCCTCCATGGATGGATCAAAGAACGGAAAGAAGGATCCCAAGACTTCTGGCTCGGCTTGGCCAGAGTGGAAGGGGCAGGTTATTCAACAGGCTCTCTTGACGCAGCACCAGTCCAGCGTGCCCCTAAACAAGAAGGAGTTGATAGCGGAAGGATATGACGCGAAAATTTAG